The Carassius carassius chromosome 9, fCarCar2.1, whole genome shotgun sequence genome includes a region encoding these proteins:
- the LOC132148820 gene encoding sodium/myo-inositol cotransporter 2-like, translated as MAATEHPDVSPSPTAEHISRPTTLANTDIVVLVIYFLLVLAVGLWSMWKTKRSTVDGYFLAGKNMTWWPVGASLFASNVGSGHFIGLAGSGAAAGIAATAYEWNGMLMVLLLGWLFLPIYIASRVTTMPEYLQKRFGGKRIQLFLCVLYLFIYIFTKISVDMYAGAVFIQQALQWNIYLAVVLLLGITALYTIAGGLAAVIYTDAVQTLIMVIGALILMGFSFVEVGGFQAVLDKYPQAIPSIRVPNTTCGIPREDAFHIFRHPVTSDLPWPGVILGMSIPSMWYWCSDQVIVQRSLASKNIVHAKGGSLLAAYLKVLPFFMMVIPGMISRILYPDEVGCGDPDVCKQVCGNPVGCSDIAYAKLVMELLPAGLRGLMMAVMLAALMSSLTSIFNSSSTIFTMDLWRNIRRTASEWELMIVGRVFVLVLVVVSVLWIPLVQASQGGQLFIYIQSISMYLQPPITVIFFTGCFWKRTNEKGAFWGLIVGMVVGCTRMILDFVYPTPQCYESDTRPDIIKYVHYLYFSVILTLLTLIVVVCVSLATEKPKPEQISRLTWYTRFDPVKESEEVAVSDLQTFEDATVCPKDMDNDANPTKEDSCSSASSKAGSSKLKSALFWICGMEKQKGEKPKSPPPETLTCSLEEDPCTRHLVNANLIICISVAVFLFAFWA; from the exons ATGGCTGCCACCGAGCATCCCGATGTTTCCCCTTCCCCCACCGCAGAGCACATCTCGCGCCCGACCACCCTGGCCAACACAGATATAGTGGTGCTTGTCATCTACTTCCTCTTGGTTCTGGCAGTGGGCTTATGG TCCATGTGGAAGACCAAGAGGAGCACAGTGGATGGATACTTCCTTGCTGGCAAAAATATGACTTGGTGGCCG GTGGGCGCCTCTCTGTTTGCCAGTAATGTGGGCAGTGGTCACTTCATCGGTCTCGCCGGCTCTGGGGCGGCCGCGGGTATCGCTGCCACTGCTTATGAATGGAAT GGCATGCTGATGGTGCTGCTCTTGGGCTGGCTGTTTTTACCCATCTATATTGCATCAAGG GTCACAACAATGCCCGAGTATCTACAGAAAAGATTTGGTGGAAAAAGAATACAGTTATTTCTTTgtgttttatatctatttatctacATCTTCACAAAAATATCA GTGGACATGTATGCAGGAGCTGTGTTCATCCAGCAGGCTCTGCAGTGGAACATCTACCTCGCTGTGGTTCTGCTTCTTGGCATTACTGCTCTATACACCATCGCAG GTGGTCTGGCGGCAGTGATCTACACCGATGCGGTTCAGACTCTCATCATGGTGATCGGTGCCCTGATCCTGATGGGCTTCA GTTTTGTAGAGGTTGGGGGTTTTCAAGCTGTCCTGGACAAGTATCCTCAGGCTATACCCTCCATCCGAGTGCCCAACACCACCTGCGGGATCCCACGGGAGGATGCCTTTCACATATTTCGTCAccctgtgacctctgacctgccCTGGCCGGGGGTGATCCTGGGCATGTCCATACCCTCCATGTGGTACTGGTGTTCTGACCAG GTGATAGTTCAACGTTCACTTGCTTCGAAGAACATTGTGCATGCTAAAGGAGGATCTTTGCTTGCGGCTTACCTCAAAGTCCTGCCCTTCTTCATGATGGTGATTCCAGGCATGATCAGCAGGATACTTTACCCTG ATGAGGTGGGCTGTGGAGACCCGGATGTGTGTAAACAAGTTTGTGGGAATCCGGTGGGCTGCTCAGACATTGCTTACGCCAAACTGGTCATGGAGCTCCTTCCTGCAG GTCTGAGGGGTTTAATGATGGCTGTGATGTTGGCTGCTCTCATGTCCTCTCTGACCTCCATATTCAACAGTTCCAGCACCATTTTCACCATGGACCTTTGGAGAAACATCCGCCGCACTGCCTCCGAGTGGGAGCTCATGATTGTGGGAAG AGTGTTTGTGTTGGTGTTAGTGGTGGTGTCAGTGCTGTGGATTCCTCTGGTTCAGGCCAGTCAGGGGGGGCAGCTCTTCATTTACATCCAGTCTATCAGTATGTACCTGCAGCCCCCCATAACGGTCATCTTCTTCACGGGATGCTTCTGGAAACGGACCAATGAGAAG GGTGCATTCTGGGGTCTGATAGTGGGCATGGTGGTGGGCTGTACAAGGATGATTCTGGATTTCGTCTATCCCACACCCCAGTGCTACGAGAGCGACACCAGGCCTGACATCATCAAATATGTTCACTACCTGTACTTCTCTGTCATTCTCACTCTCCTCACACTCATCGTGGTTGTGTGTGTTAGTCTGGCTACAGAGAAGCCCAAACCAGAGCAG ATCAGTCGATTGACGTGGTACACACGCTTTGATCCTGTGAAAGAAAGCGAAGAGGTTGCAGTTTCAGATCTCCAGACGTTTGAGGACGCCACAGTGTGCCCAAAAGACATGGACAACGATGCAAATCCTACAAAAGAAG ACTCCTGTAGTTCTGCGTCCAGCAAGGCGGGTTCATCTAAACTCAAATCTGCTCTGTTCTGGATCTGTGGAATGGAGAAGCAGAAAGGAGAGAAGCCCAAGTCTCCTCCTCCAGAGACTCTGACGTGTTCGCTCGAGGAAGACCCCTGTACGAGACACCTGGTAAACGCCAACCTCATCATCTGTATATCAGTGGCTGTGTTCCTCTTCGCTTTCTGGGCTTAG